The DNA region AATAAGACAAACAACAGCTTATATTCAGCTGTTGTAAGTGTTATTTCATTTCCGTTTTTCAACAATTTCATTCCTTTGGTATGAAGGCTTAAATCTTTAAAATGATATACAATTTCATCTGTTTCATTGTATATTCGCTTTAGAAATACCTGGATCCGCTTCATCAGTTCTCTGGGGCTGAAGGGTTTTATTACATAATCATCAGCTCCGATCTCGAAGCCTTTTAGACGATCTATTTCTTCTTGCTTTGCCGTGAGCATAATCACAGGCACATCCGATATTTTTCTAATTTCCTTTAATACCTCAAACCCATTAACACCCGGCATCATTATATCCAACAGGACAAGGTGAAAAATCTGATTTCCAAACAATTCGAGAGCTTCAAACCCATTGCTTGCTACTGCTACTCCGTAACCCTCTTTCGTGATGTACTTCATTACTATATCACTAATTTCTTTTTGGTCTTCTACCAACAAAATTTTGTAAACCATCTTTTCACCCCGTCCAGTATTTATAATTCTTCTATTTCTTATTTATTATATCTTTTCGCCTGAGATACTCTTCTTCCGTGATGTCGCCCTGCACATATTTCATTTTCAAATTCTCTGATGCAGCATCGTACGATGTCTTTTTCTTACTATTATAAACTACAAAATAGAAAAGTAAAGAAATTGTTATTATCACTCCTAAGGTAGTCAGTATTCCCCATCCATTGTTCATAAATCTAAAGCAGCTTGCACTTCCATAATATCCATTACTAAAATATCCGTTCATCATAAAGATTCCTCCTTTAATATCTTATTGTTTTTTTCATTCTCTCAAAAGTTTCTTCATTAATTTCGCCGTTTACATAGCGTTCTTTCAACATATCTTCCGGTGAGTGGTCATTATGAAACGTGGTCTTTGTTGTTTCATGATCACGAAACCAATAGAAAATTACCGCAATTATAAGAATCCAAAAGAATATCATCATATTATTTTACCTCCTGTGTTTTTTTAGCCTTTACAAAATGATTTATCTATAGCAGCCAGCTGCACTACCCATGGAATTATACCTCGCAATCGTCCCTTCTTTTCCGAAACTATTCATCATCCCGACCATATTTGTATAACCATAATCATTCATAATATCAAGCATCTTTTGATAATCCTCATCTGAAAGATTATTCATGAAATTATTCATGTCTGTGTAATTACCATCTTTCATATCCTGGACTAAGTCACCATATCCGTACTGCTCCATCATACTGTACATAGAATTTCCTATGGTACTATTGTTGATGTCGCTACTACTAATCTCCGTAACATTCCTATTACTGTTATTCTCCTTTGCAAATGCAATGGTGGTTGTTCCTAACGCCAGAACTAATGCCGTTCCTATTAGTAATTTTTTGATAATCATATTATTGATCTCCTTTTCTTTGTTGGATGTTTATTTGCTTCGTTACTATATTTATATTTTAGGTTATAATTATGGTTGAAATATGGACAGAAAATAAATTCATTCAAACAGACTGTCATAAAAGATTTAGTATCCTTTATGACAGCCATGCATTATTCATTTTATTCCTTTAATTATAAAAAGTCTTAATTGTGGTTTTATCTAATTATTTTCTCACAAGACTTCTTTGTATTTCTACAACAACATTCATTCAAATTTCTTTTGATATTTTAAGCGCCCTTCCAAATTTATTTTAATTCTACCTTTTTGATACCTTCCTGATAACTCTCATATATTTGCATCACGAATATCATATCAATAACCATGTGCAGGTGTAAATTCCATAATTGATCCCCTTCGGGTCAAAAAACGGAATTTAAATTTTCACTTTACGACACGATAAAAAAATGCTCATTCAATTCTATCTCAGATATATCTTTAAACCCACAATTTTAAGTTCCTGTATTTCATCATTTACTATCTAACCTATGATTAACTGGCGGACCCCAATCACTTTCTCTCTTTATCCATTCGACAACAGCAATTTTCCCACCGTTAATTAGGATACGTTTTATTTCATTAAGAAACGTGATTTTGTCATCAATTTCATGCAAAACAGTGCAAACAAATGCATACCCATTACTGGCGATGTTGCTCCAGAAGCCATAATCAGAGCGGAGGATAGTGCAGGTCCGATACAGAGAGTCTATGCAGAACTAAAGTAAACGGTAAACCAGTCAGCTCTACTGTTTACCGTTTTTTTATGTCATAATACCTTAAACTGATATGCTATTTCTTCCTCCGTATGTACTCAGGAAGGCTTGCTGACCAAGGTAAGAGTTGATCAAATACTGCGAGATCTGTCTCATCCTGATATTTCGGAATCTCGGTTAACAGATACTTGTAGTATTCATATGTACGTAAATTATTCGCCTTTGCTGTTTCTGCTATGCTATATGATATTGCGCTGGCTTCCGCTCCGGCTATTGTATCGATAAGAACCCAATTTTTCTTCCAATGGTAAAGGACGGATACTTCGTTCCGAAGATGAATTATCAATCGGTACATTACCATTAGTCAGAAAGGTCTTTAGATATTTTTCCTGATTCAGGCAGTAGCCAAAACCTTGTCCGGTTTCTGATTTTGGAGGCACTTTGTCCTTGTTTTTTCGCACCCAATCGAAAAAAGCCTCAACCAACGGTGTAACGCTAAGGTTTCTTCTTTCTAATCGCTCTTCTGCTGACAACTCTTTTAGACTTTTGTCTATAGTATAAATGGCGGCCATCTGCTTCAATGCTTTATAAGCAAGCGTTTCCTTGATTTCATCCCTTGATGAGGTTTTTCGCATTGCTTTTATTGCATTTACAAATCTGCGTCTTGCGTGAGCATAGCAGCCGGCAACGATAATGCCTTCTTTTTCTCTCTCCAGCTTGTGATAGGATTCATATCCATCTGAAACTACTATGCCAGAGTAACCTTCCAGAAACTGTTCGAGATGTACCGTTTCTCGCGTCTTATGATACTCGAAAAGTACAATTCTCTTGCCGCTCTGATCAAGCTCGCTACTGCTATACACCCACATAAAACTTTTTGCTCCGGCCGCCCTGCCATCTTTACTCACTTTTAGAGTAGTCTCATCAGCTTGGATTACCTCTTGTTGAAGGAGTACTTCTTTCATCCGGTCCCATATCAGAGACAGGTAACGCTCTGAACATCGTATCACCCAGTTACACATGACCTGTCTGGATAAAACGACATCACTTCTTAAAAAGTTTTGTTCCAATCTATAGATTGGCATTGCATTGACATACTTATAGTTGAGAATCCCGGCTACCAGGGAGGGGGATGCCAAGCTGTTCTGGAGTAAATCTGCTGTCGGTCTCTTGGCATGGGCGAATCTTTCGCCATCAGCACTTCTATAAACGGCCACATGGTATTCCTGTACTTCAAAAGTTCCAGGATGGAATTCGAGGTGACGATATACATCATCTGGCATTCGCTTGTAACCTTCACCTAATTGTTCGACCAATTCATCGTGGCTTAAATCACTAATAATCGGTTCTGCCTGCGGTAAGCCTTCTAAATCTTTAGACCGTTTACCTTTAGCTTTCTTTTCTTTTTGACCAACTTCTTCCAATGTAGGTTCTTCTAGCTCATCCGGATCTGACATATCAACCGTATTTTCAGCCTCATTAAAACATGGAGATTCTGCAATGGTTTTCTTTATATCTGCCAATTCTTCTTCTGTAAAGTCCATTTTCTCAGAGGATTTCCCAAAACGTGCATTCTGTGCAACATTAAACTTCTCCAAAAGGACTTTGAAGTTTGCGTTCAGATCGTTTAATTGCATCGTCAAGGCTTCATTCTGTTTTTTCACTTCATCAAAATTCGTTTGCATCATCAAGAGAATCTCAATCAGCGTTTCCTTATTTAATTTTTCACAAGCTTCTCTTGAAATTGGATTATTCATTGGATTCTCCCGTATTTTTATCTTGTCTTATTATACGTGAGATACCCAAAATCCTCAAATTTTTACATAGTCGGTCTTCGTCATTATGACGGTGGATAACTAAGGTCACAAGACTTGATACTCGAGTTTTGTCACGTCAGTTATTCACAAAATTAGCTTTTTCAGCCTTTATCAAAAGACTTATAGAAGGCTTATCCACTGAATTTATTGGCGCCTTCTTTTATCAGTGGATAAGTAGTTTTTCTTGAATTATATCTTGTTCTATACCTTGAAAAATAAATATTTTTTTCTCTGTTTTGCACATAACTCTTTTGTCATCCTGGCAAAAGAGGGGTAACTTTTGCTATGGATTTCTTCTGTTCAATCTTCATCCCCTTCATAAGCCACTCGAACTGCTCTTGTGTTATAGCCTTAGCCTCATCCTCCGAACGTGGCCACTGGAAGCTACCTGCTTCAAGTCTCTTATATCCCAAGAAATATCCATCTTCCTCCCAAACCAATGTTTTTATCCTGTCTGATCTTCTTCCGCAAAACATGAATAAGGTTCCAGTTTCAAACGGATCTAATTTATAGTGATTTTTGATCATCATTGACAGCCTATCAATTCCACTTCTAAGATCAGAACGGCCACAGCAGACTATGACACGCTTAATTCCTTTCGCATCATTAAGCATCGAATATCAGCTCCCTTGTGAATGCTGCTAATTCCATTCCGGATAAGTTTGATATTTCGATTACTATACTGCCTTTATTTAATCTAAAAATTGGATTTTGTTTGGCAACTGCCACATCATTACTGCTTGATACTTGTAAAGCTTTTTCGTTACCAGCAACTGGAACCTCTACAAATACAGGTGCAACCAACTCTGTTGCGGTTTTTCTACCCTCATATATCAAAGCCCGTATCCGACGTTGCCAATAATAAAACTGTTTTTCGTTGATATCATTTGCTTCACACCATTGTCTTTTTATTTTACCACTTGAGTTACATTTTTTTACAATATTTGCCCAATACTCCAAGCGTACTTCATTAGTCGTATCATCCATTTAATCAACCTCCAAAAAACTATTAGTTTTCTTGTCTCTAGCGATAATTATCTCAAAAACTAGCTAGCTTTTTCAAGGCGGTATGGTTTACCGTTTACGAACTAAAGGTAAATCCCATAACAAGTGCTATGAGAGTTTTCTTCACACTCTCATAGTACTTGTTTTCACTTAAATCAAGCAAATTTGGTGAATTCAAATTTGCGCCTATTTAATAATCATTACTGCCCATGATTATCACTAGGTTATAGAATTGCTATCATTCAAGCAGAATGGAGTATATAAGAATAATTACTCATATACTCCATTTTCATTTCCCTTGTTGTTTTAATCCACCAAAAGAACAGCATGCTTTTTAGACATGTTCTCAATTAGTTATCGTTTCATACTATCTGTTGTAAAAATTCTGTCTATGTTGCCGATTCAAAGATATCATTTGCTTTATTCTTCATCTGATTTTCTTTCAAAAGCCTAATTAGCTCCATTACATTCTCATCTTGCGTCAATGTAGTATTCATTTTCTCCATATAACTTTCCTCCATTCTATATTAGGCGATGCTTTCGCATCGCCTAAATCAATAAGTATCTTTTAGCGAAATGGTGTCTCTCTCTCCGGTTGTACAACATTCACTACCACCTTGTCTTGTGCCTGCATCTGTGTGGCAGTTTCCATCTTATCCTTTGCCTCCTGATATGACGAAATCAATTCCCCATATAATTTCTCACGCAATTCCTTTGTTACTGGATAACAAACATCCTGATAGACCGCCTTCTGATTCTCATCCACCTGCTTTGTACGATACGATGGCATTGCAACAAATAGACTCTCTTCTTTTCCTTGAAGAATGGATACATTATTTACAATAAAGCAATCCTCAAAATAAATGCGTGCTAGTCCTCGGATATTACTTCCTTCTCTTTCAAATGGAGTTACTGAAACTGAAAAACTAGGCATCTCTGTTCCCTCCTGGCTCTTCACTTCTTCAGTTTTATCTGCACACTTTGCCTTCTCAAAAGCATCTAAGATATTGTCATAAAGTTCCTCACGAAATTCTTTTGTAATTGGATTACATACATCCTTATATACATTCTCACCCTTTTCATCTTTATCACTGGATTTGTAGCGTGGCATTGACACAAAAAGCTTACCCTCGTTACTTTCCAAAATTGCAATATTGGATATTTTAAAGTCATTTCCAATAATTAATGTTGCAAAACCTCTTAAGTGAGATGCATTCTCACCTTGTTGCTTTTCATTACCCTTAATCTCATTTGCTCTAATTGAATACTTCATAAAATCCTCTCTTTCTGTATGCTTCTGGCATACGTTAAAATATATTTTCCAATAAAAAGGGACTGTCGCAATGACAATCCCAACCACTATAAATAGTTCTGCTATAATCTTCTATTTGCTTAATCTAATCACTAAACCGTGATAGAACATGACTACCTCCTCATATTATCCTGTCCAGTTAAGTAGTCATTTCCTCGCTCTGCCACATTACTGTCTGGAACATCATTATCCTTAACTTCTACGCCATTCAAATCAACATCTTCCACCTTGCTGTTTTCAATGTCAAGCTCTGCATTTAATGCAAACTGCCTTGCCAGTTTCTCTTTAAACTCTGTTTCGTACGAAAATGGCTTTTCATACTCCTGCTTTGACTGTTCCATGTCCCGTTGGTACTGTTCTATCTTCTTAATCAGAAATTCTTCATTTTCAGATAACCCATTAAATGTGTTTTCAAGCTTGACCATATTACCAACAGGGCTCGTACTAAGTTCTGCTTTGTACTCAGTCTTGCCTCGAAGGACCATATAATTTACTCCCATATAATTCTTCTCTACAAGCAAATCAAACCCTTTGAATCTGCCAATTGGATAAACATCACCTGTCTTGCATTTACTGACAGCTTCCAGCATTACCGTTCCTCCATCCACTCGTTCTGTAAATTTTGATTTACCAATGGTTATACTAAACTCTGGACTTGCAATTAACTGTTTGTCTCTCGTCATAATATCCTCACGGACACAGGCAAGTTTCTCTTCTGCTGCCTTAATAAGCTTCGGAAAACGTAGCATAAAATTATCCTGTAAACTATATCGCTGACTGTCATAAGATGCTTTTAAGAGTTTCAAACGTTGTACATCATTATCTAACTCCATCTTCTCACGGATAAGTGGATTACCTGTTGCAACAGCTTTAATCTCCGCATAGGAAAGTGTAGAACTAAATCAATTCCAGCAATGGGTATTTCGGCAGCTTCTGTAACCATAGTTTTACCGGTAAAAGCTATAAATGCCATCAAACAATAGTTGACAATCTTTAGTTTTTTCTTTATCATTAGTCCTCCATTAACTTATAAAGCCCTGAAACCTGTTTTGGATGATTTCTTTCAAAAACATCCTTTAATAAATCCAGATGTTTTCCTTGGTGATTCGGCTTTCGATACCATAAACAACTACCAGTATCTTCTTAAGGAACTGCACTTTAACCGGGTCTATATACCTTTGAATCGTCGTTCTGATATCAAAAATAATACTTATACCATAAATGAGGATGGTATACCATGCTGTCCCAATGACCCAAATCTCCCTATGAAATCAGAAGGTAAAGACAGTAGTCGAAAGGGATTTACCCGCTATAAATTCATTTGCCCTAAAGTCACTTGGAAAAAGGGGGCAGACGGAAAACATCGTAGATCTTGTAGTTGTGAAAAGCCTTGCACTGACTCACCTAGTAGTCGAATGATTTACATTTATCCTGAAAAGGATCTGCGTGCTTATCCAGGTACATTACGAGGAACAGATGAATGGAATGATACCTATAAAATACGATCAGTGGTTGAAAAATCCATTAATCACTTCAAGGACAGTTATTGCCTTGCTGGTCGTAGAACCCAGAATGAAAAAGCCTTACATGCTGACTTATTATTATCAGGAATAGCTCAGCTTTTAACTGTTGTACTAGCTGATAAGATAAATCAGCATAAATATATCCGAAGCATTAAGCCTTTGATTGCATAGACTGTATCTCTCAGATATTGTCTTTATAAATAAACATCCATCGGTTCTTTTTGTGTACTCTTTTTTCTTTAACAGCCTATGCAATGCTGTTAAGCGAACCTTGAAATTTTAAAAACATCTGAAACATAGAATAATCTGGCTGCAACCATTTTTACTTAGTGAGTTTCGCAATTACCTAGTAATATTATGATTTTATTCTTGTTACCTCTTTTAATGTTTTTTGATAAATTCACTTTTGCATGCTTCACTGCAAAAATAGTATGTTTCACCATTTAATGTATAGCTTAACGCTGTATTTTGATCAACTTCCATCCCACATATTGGGTCCCTAGCAGTGAAGCCCGTTGTATCTTGATCTTGCGAATGACTGCTATTTGAATCACCTCCACAGCAACCTCCCCCATGGGAATGCCCATCCTGTGTATTATCGCTGACAGAATGACCGCCGCAGCAACCTCCCCCTTTTACCATTCTGAAAATTATGAAACCTGCTAGAGCAAGATATAACCCGTTATTCGTTAAGAATTCGATCATTATTATCACCTTTCTTTTTGATTTTTCTTTATATGTACAGTATATATTTTAATTATGGAGAAACCATGGAATATTATTATTTATTACGAAAACCAGATGAATCGCCGTTTAACCTGTTGTATATAAAAAGAAGGATATCCAAAATAGAAAGGATATCCTTCTACTATTTACTTTTGTTTATCTTCAGACCTGCCTAAATAATCGGAAAATCACAAATTACTTTTGTTCCCTTCCCAACTTCACTTTGTATACTAATTTTACCATTATTTGCTTCTACTAATGATTTCGTAATCGTAAGGCCAATACCGGTTCCACCAGTACCACGGTTTCTTGAGAGATCACTTCTATAAAAACGTTCAAACACAAGTTTAATATCCTCTTTCGGAATTCCTATTCCTGTATCCTCCACAATGACAGTAACTTTGTTGAATGATTGCTTCAAAATAACACTGATTTTTCCGTTTTCATTCGTGTATTTATACGCATTGGAAATAATATTACTGAATATGCGGTTGAAATGTTCTTTATCCCCTATAATGGCAATACTATCTGAGATATTTTTGTTTAGTGTTATATTCTTATTCAAAATCATAGGTTCAAAGCTATCAACTATCTTATTCATTAAAGTAGATAAGTTTATCTCCTCTAGATTAACATTAATTTCATCACTCTCAATAATTGATAGATCTGTGAGTTCATTAATAAGCTTAGTTAATCGAATTATCTCTTCATATACTATGGTAAGTTTTTCTGTGTCCGGTACCCATATTTTATCCATAAATGCTTCAATGTGACTTTGAAGCGTTGAAAGCGGTGTCCTGATTTCATGAGCCATATCAGAGGTCATCCTCTTACGTAGGGATTCCTGATAACTCAATCTCTCGGATAGTTCCTTAATAGAGTCTGATAATTCTTGCAGCTCATACGTATTGGTTTTTGCATCCTTTAATCCTTTATATTTTCCTTCCTTCATAAGCTCGGTATTATTGATTATCTGATATATCGGCTCCAAGAAATTTTTAGAAACCCGTGAACTTGATAGTTTTGCTAATATGACTGAGAACATAAAGGCAATTGCGAAAACTGTATTAATTGTAAATATGAATTGCTGATCCTCAAAGGATGAAATTATACTCTTCAGTCTGCCTATATCGATGGATCCAATCTGTTTACCGTTATAATTCATAGGATAGTTTTGAAAAGATAGCCTACTCTCATTGACTTTTTCTCCACCCATATCAGATATCATGTTGTCTGTACTGCTGTTCCAGATAATATTATCTTGCATGTCCCTTAAACGTACTGTAACTACTTCACTAAAGGTATAATGTAATATACTCATCAGTCCTTGGGAACTAAAACCATAATAATCCTCATAAGTCTTTTCCACATATCGTATAACCTTAATATCATCTCTGTTTCTAACTTCTTTAATATAATTTGAAAAAAGAAAAGTAATACTGAAATTTGCTATTATTGTTATAAAGGCTATGGATAGCATGGTTACAAAAATAAAATTTCTACTTAATTGTTGATTTATTTTAATCATGAGCTATTCCGCCTCTC from Petrocella atlantisensis includes:
- the tnpA gene encoding IS66 family insertion sequence element accessory protein TnpA codes for the protein MDDTTNEVRLEYWANIVKKCNSSGKIKRQWCEANDINEKQFYYWQRRIRALIYEGRKTATELVAPVFVEVPVAGNEKALQVSSSNDVAVAKQNPIFRLNKGSIVIEISNLSGMELAAFTRELIFDA
- a CDS encoding SHOCT domain-containing protein; its protein translation is MMIFFWILIIAVIFYWFRDHETTKTTFHNDHSPEDMLKERYVNGEINEETFERMKKTIRY
- a CDS encoding SHOCT domain-containing protein; protein product: MMNGYFSNGYYGSASCFRFMNNGWGILTTLGVIITISLLFYFVVYNSKKKTSYDAASENLKMKYVQGDITEEEYLRRKDIINKK
- a CDS encoding sensor histidine kinase, whose translation is MIKINQQLSRNFIFVTMLSIAFITIIANFSITFLFSNYIKEVRNRDDIKVIRYVEKTYEDYYGFSSQGLMSILHYTFSEVVTVRLRDMQDNIIWNSSTDNMISDMGGEKVNESRLSFQNYPMNYNGKQIGSIDIGRLKSIISSFEDQQFIFTINTVFAIAFMFSVILAKLSSSRVSKNFLEPIYQIINNTELMKEGKYKGLKDAKTNTYELQELSDSIKELSERLSYQESLRKRMTSDMAHEIRTPLSTLQSHIEAFMDKIWVPDTEKLTIVYEEIIRLTKLINELTDLSIIESDEINVNLEEINLSTLMNKIVDSFEPMILNKNITLNKNISDSIAIIGDKEHFNRIFSNIISNAYKYTNENGKISVILKQSFNKVTVIVEDTGIGIPKEDIKLVFERFYRSDLSRNRGTGGTGIGLTITKSLVEANNGKISIQSEVGKGTKVICDFPII
- a CDS encoding SpoVG family protein; amino-acid sequence: MKYSIRANEIKGNEKQQGENASHLRGFATLIIGNDFKISNIAILESNEGKLFVSMPRYKSSDKDEKGENVYKDVCNPITKEFREELYDNILDAFEKAKCADKTEEVKSQEGTEMPSFSVSVTPFEREGSNIRGLARIYFEDCFIVNNVSILQGKEESLFVAMPSYRTKQVDENQKAVYQDVCYPVTKELREKLYGELISSYQEAKDKMETATQMQAQDKVVVNVVQPERETPFR
- the tnpC gene encoding IS66 family transposase encodes the protein MNNPISREACEKLNKETLIEILLMMQTNFDEVKKQNEALTMQLNDLNANFKVLLEKFNVAQNARFGKSSEKMDFTEEELADIKKTIAESPCFNEAENTVDMSDPDELEEPTLEEVGQKEKKAKGKRSKDLEGLPQAEPIISDLSHDELVEQLGEGYKRMPDDVYRHLEFHPGTFEVQEYHVAVYRSADGERFAHAKRPTADLLQNSLASPSLVAGILNYKYVNAMPIYRLEQNFLRSDVVLSRQVMCNWVIRCSERYLSLIWDRMKEVLLQQEVIQADETTLKVSKDGRAAGAKSFMWVYSSSELDQSGKRIVLFEYHKTRETVHLEQFLEGYSGIVVSDGYESYHKLEREKEGIIVAGCYAHARRRFVNAIKAMRKTSSRDEIKETLAYKALKQMAAIYTIDKSLKELSAEERLERRNLSVTPLVEAFFDWVRKNKDKVPPKSETGQGFGYCLNQEKYLKTFLTNGNVPIDNSSSERSIRPLPLEEKLGSYRYNSRSGSQRNII
- a CDS encoding YHS domain-containing protein; amino-acid sequence: MIEFLTNNGLYLALAGFIIFRMVKGGGCCGGHSVSDNTQDGHSHGGGCCGGDSNSSHSQDQDTTGFTARDPICGMEVDQNTALSYTLNGETYYFCSEACKSEFIKKH
- a CDS encoding response regulator transcription factor; the protein is MVYKILLVEDQKEISDIVMKYITKEGYGVAVASNGFEALELFGNQIFHLVLLDIMMPGVNGFEVLKEIRKISDVPVIMLTAKQEEIDRLKGFEIGADDYVIKPFSPRELMKRIQVFLKRIYNETDEIVYHFKDLSLHTKGMKLLKNGNEITLTTAEYKLLFVLFKNKGQILTREQLITLAYGHDYEGYDRNIDSFIKRIRQKIEDDPKTPKILITKYGAGYIFGGEEI
- the tnpB gene encoding IS66 family insertion sequence element accessory protein TnpB (TnpB, as the term is used for proteins encoded by IS66 family insertion elements, is considered an accessory protein, since TnpC, encoded by a neighboring gene, is a DDE family transposase.), translating into MLNDAKGIKRVIVCCGRSDLRSGIDRLSMMIKNHYKLDPFETGTLFMFCGRRSDRIKTLVWEEDGYFLGYKRLEAGSFQWPRSEDEAKAITQEQFEWLMKGMKIEQKKSIAKVTPLLPG
- a CDS encoding transposase domain-containing protein; translation: MYRLIIHLRNEVSVLYHWKKNWVLIDTIAGAEASAISYSIAETAKANNLRTYEYYKYLLTEIPKYQDETDLAVFDQLLPWSASLPEYIRRKK